A window of Belonocnema kinseyi isolate 2016_QV_RU_SX_M_011 chromosome 10, B_treatae_v1, whole genome shotgun sequence genomic DNA:
gatgtcccgagaacgaccatgtctttaagacgtctatAGGTCATCTTCAGGACATTGGGCgccttagagacgttgattgggctgACATAGGAAATCCTAGGAATATCCCAAGGAAATTCTTAGGATTTTCATAGTTATGTGCCCACTAGGATGTTTAGAGCGATGCTTTAAGACTAGGAGGATCATAAATATACATATTTCTCTCAAACCTAAAGATCTAGCTCAACTGGCTGACGCCCATCGTGGAAATTCTTCCCACCTCTCGACCATCAATTGTAGTGTGTATGATCCAGCGGAAGCTTTGGTTAATGCAagccataaaacaaaaccaacaaaaGGCACATTTATCAACTCAGCACAAAGATAGGTTGAACAAGACAGAACGTGTCCCTAATCCAGTGTGTGATGACTACATAACGTCTGACAGGAAGTTCACTGCTAGGGTCCTACAGTTTGCGCGCAAATGTCGGATCCATCATCACACTCAACAAGTCGAAGCTATCAGCCAACAGGCAGCACATTGTTGACAGATTACTGGTACTATCTGACACTAGGAAAAGTCTAGAGTTTTCTTTGACCCATCTCCATTCTTTCGAAAGTCTCCAGTTACAGttaccacccgcccaaaccagaggagtttGAGGAAGTTCGGAGCGAAGTCTACGAAGTAGAAGTACCACTAAATGAACACAGTGAATATAAATAGCTCCAAGGAGATGTGCAGTGACCTCATAACTCCTAAGAAGGAATATCCACCTGTCAATACTGAAGAGCTGAACAAATTATTGAGAAGCATATATAACTATTGCGCTCCAGGACCAGATAGTATACATCAAGAGCTTCTAGCTCAAACAGTTtccttcaacctatcagcatCTGGCTGGTACTTTTAACTTACCTAAAAAAGTTTGAATGGCTCAAGcttggcaagacacttggaaatatctggctgaagcatgtgtcacggctgaatggcagcatggcgcaagccttgatcCTGTCCGTTttccatgcttaggacacgctaaccacaaatgaatattcttaagaacgtgTAAGTATCAGAGgaaatgagcttgcattaaaaatgaaaatcttaggttttccAAAAGCCGACACGGCTCTAAGTGGTAAGTTTATTACCCGGGTGCCCTGggtcgcacaccaggtagtttagcacgtattctacgagaactttaaaaaaatttttattgtgccaattgccaaaataactaccattagtgagtcgaggatccggatgcaccagattgagcaccaggtaatataatacgtattctccgagaatttttaaaaaatttaaatttttgaataatgaaaaaaattccaaatggtgaggcgacgacccgggtgaaccaggtcgcgccccaggtagcttagcacgtattctacgagaactttttcaaaagttagatTGAACCAACGGCcgaaattactagaaattgtgagtcgacgatccgggtgcaccaggtcgcgctccAGGTAGTtgattacgtattctacgagaaattttttaaaatttatattttgtgaataattaaaacaattccaaatgatgaGTCAACGAttcgggtgcaccgggtcgagcaccaagtagttcaatacgtattctacgaggatttttagaaaatttaaattttgtgactaATGAAAatagttccaaatggttagtcgacgacccaagtgcaccaggtcgcgccccagataTGTTAACACgttttctttaagaaatttttcaaaatttagattgtttctacagccaaaataactaaaaattgtaagtcgacgatctaggtgcaccaggtcgagcacaaggtagtttaatacggattctacgagaacttttgaaaaacttaaattttgtgcagaatgaaaacaaataaaaatgatcggttgacaacccgggtgcaccaggtggCGCCCCAGgtaatttagcacgtattctacaagaactctttcaaaatttagattgttccaacaaccaaaattacttaaaattgtgaGTCGACTATCCGGGTACATCAGATCAAGCACCAagtagtacaatacgtattctacgaaaactttaaaCACATTCTAagtttttgaatcatgaaaaaaaattcaaatggttaatcGACAACCCGAGTGCaacaggtcgcgccccaggtcgactttaatttttagtaattttggctgttggaataatataaattttgaaaaagttctcgtagaatttgtgccaaactacctggtgcgcgaaccggtgcacccgggtagcgaacttatCATTTACAGACGTGTCGGttattggcaaacctaatattttcatttttaacgcaggctaattttctctgacacttacatgttctaaagaatattaatttctgattaacgtgtcctaagcatgggaaacggacaggagcaaggcttgcgccatgctgccattgaGCCGTGAatcatgctttagccagatatttccaagtgtgttgccatgcttgagccatgcaaacgtTTTTCACGCGGGTGCATAcaaggtggacacgctggggcttacatacatggcgagttgagtgctacccgaattgcacagcagcagggaagaagccattatacaggggtattttcatatttcacgcctttaaagttgcattcggatcggccattcggccaaggccgtgcatcttcggatcaagtttatgataatttccatggttgcgttcgaaacttcaaacggttatgttcagattcatctGTTTTCCCTAAtcactgtaagtaaatgtaggcaatgttaatttaaagtttacgcatgtaatatttcattcactttatttaaaacatatcctgtctattcataacatatcttttttatgcagtagaaataagcgttaaacaccattcgctcttcgcccactggaagcacagaatattattactattttatagtatttgtcacttagcacccattctataatgttactggcacagaaaaaaattacgtttacttctcacttctcatgtctcacttcattataaataaacacttttattatttgtagttactatataacataacctatattgttttgacacttgtatccgtttgaagtttcgaatgcaaccatggaaactattataaacttgatccgaagatgcacacAGTCATCCGAAGatgacttggccgaatggccgatcctaatgaaactttgaaggcgcgaaatatgaaaatacccctgtataatggcttctcctctgctgttgtgcaattcgggtagcattcaactcgccatgtatgtaagccccagcgtgtccaccctgtataaagtCGGCAGAGCCTATTCCGCAGTGGCTGGTTGAAGGACGCACAATGCTTCTCCCTAGGAAGGGCAACTTTTCTAACcctaagaattacaggccaataactcaTCAGAATATCCTTTACAGGATAGTGATATCTATcctaaataatagttttttttcggaCAATCGGACCTGTGCGGCGAGACTTGTGTCGTAAGAACCTCCTTATTGATAGATGCGCTTGCAAAGACACATCATTCTAGCAGTGTTGCCTATtaatggcctggattgactacTGGAAAGCTTTAGATTTaacttcccatagacttatcatctttcGGTGAGAAAGCTTGAAGTTTCGTCGATACATAGTCAGGTGCATGGAAAGATTAATGTCCCTTTGGAAAACAAGAtgtactatctcatctggaaaacgtTTTGTGACAAATAGCAACGGCACCTTCCAGAAAGGCATCTTTCAGGAGGAAACCTTAAGTCGTCTTCTCCTGTGCCTTAGAATGTTGCCATTCTTTTTCGCAACTCGCAATTCCCAAGAGTACTTCTGCGGCAAACCTGGAAATCAAAAGTATAAAGTCActtatttattttacatggatgatctcaAGACCTATGCTAGTAGTGCAGAACTAAATCTAGTTAGAAAAATAAGCCAAGATTCATTTGAAGCGAGGATGACTTGTTGGCATTTCCGAAGAACTTAAGCTGAATGCAGACCATTCACATCTCTATACATATAATCCACTGCATCCCTTCACATAATATTTTCCTCATTGACCCttgatagaataaataaaaatggacgaGAAAAGAAATAAGTTTGTTATAAGAATTTAAAGATGCCACACTACAAAGAAGCACACGATATCGACTTCAAAAtaacaatgatttatttaaaacaatgatgAGACTTTCACTATATTTTTATTAGTTCATACCTTTTGATGCTTGCCAAGATTGACGAAAAGTTTGGTACGGACACCACCATAATTGAAACATGTAGATAAGCTAACTCTTCACGCTCGAATTAATTCTTGATTTCTTATTCTTACTATTCAATAACCGATTTTAAGCGAGAAGTTTGAAATCAAACCCTCATTAcaatttaatgtttaatcatttcTAGTTTtagttatacattatttttatgtgCTATAGAGGGTGGTCCCGGATGGTCAACTTTATCTCGGTCTACtctattcattaatttaataagaagatcatttttatgaaagaataatataatttaatttaatttttatttccagtTCATGGACAACGAGAAATTATCCGTCAATGTACGGAACCAACCCCAGAAGAAAGGGACATTACCGATGGACCTTGCAGTCAAATGGCACAACCAAGCTACGTCACAATAGAATCCTGCAATATTTGTAGTACAGATTTCTGCAACTCAGCCACTTCCCTTTCCGGCAAAAGTTTTGCCTTCGCCACTGTTGGTGCTCTTCTCAGCTGCTATTTTTCTACATCCAAGCTCtcacttttctaaaataattataagtgAAAAAAGTAATGTAAAAAGTGTCAACAACAAAAAGATGTTATAATGAgggatgtaaattaattttttatcgcacCTTGCAAAATTAAGAagcacataaaaataaaaatgacaaatggAAACTGCGTAGGTTAAGATACCGTGAAAAGTTCAAACTTATCTAACACAAAGAACGTTGTTCTTATTTTTATAGAGAACATATGAAAAATCCGAATTAGTTTTATGCAAATTAATATTAAGATATCAAATACTGgatca
This region includes:
- the LOC117181376 gene encoding uncharacterized protein LOC117181376, whose translation is MGLTGITWTTSLFVLIGLVQYATSLKCWQCTSNLSAGCGDPMNNTEHHGTFHIQDCDATSQHPYSYGRHLCRKIVRRVHGQREIIRQCTEPTPEERDITDGPCSQMAQPSYVTIESCNICSTDFCNSATSLSGKSFAFATVGALLSCYFSTSKLSLF